In a single window of the Dinghuibacter silviterrae genome:
- a CDS encoding FecR family protein — translation MQDLPSLIRKFWEGTASPEEQHRLLQWLSSEGANETFRVLYEQDLRQKTPAMSEQRSEEILKTLLQQTAPPKVRSLSWIGWAAAAAVVAGVIATTLLKKEHEVVKPVVAKAIPRQTDTLRNDGTIAQTLTLRDRSTVQLEPQSLIILGQAFDSTDRRIYLKGKARFKVTKDAGRPFSVQAGNVTTRVLGTEFIVNAQTPQRVTVQLLSGRVLVEGASTVYLKPGESVTATGREMLKTLKKTQEAEPLTFDKTPLNIVFQRIAHKHHIQITYDPNDIRELRFTGSFQETDQLTMMLSVICNMNGLTYRQEEGRIVIQTTR, via the coding sequence ATGCAAGACCTCCCATCGCTGATACGGAAATTCTGGGAAGGGACCGCCAGTCCCGAAGAGCAACACCGTTTGCTGCAATGGTTGTCCAGTGAAGGCGCCAACGAGACATTCAGGGTTTTGTATGAGCAAGACCTCAGACAAAAAACGCCCGCAATGTCCGAACAGCGCTCGGAAGAGATATTAAAAACACTCCTGCAACAGACCGCCCCCCCGAAGGTCCGGTCATTGAGCTGGATAGGGTGGGCCGCCGCCGCTGCCGTGGTAGCAGGGGTGATCGCCACCACACTACTGAAAAAAGAACACGAGGTCGTAAAGCCCGTAGTCGCAAAGGCAATACCGAGGCAAACCGATACCCTGAGAAACGACGGCACGATCGCCCAAACGCTTACCCTGCGTGACCGGTCGACCGTACAACTGGAGCCCCAAAGCCTTATCATACTGGGACAAGCCTTCGACAGCACAGACCGCCGCATATATCTAAAAGGAAAGGCCCGGTTCAAGGTAACAAAAGACGCGGGAAGGCCCTTTAGTGTACAGGCAGGTAACGTGACGACAAGGGTCCTTGGAACGGAGTTTATCGTCAATGCGCAAACCCCGCAAAGGGTTACGGTGCAACTATTGTCCGGGCGGGTCCTGGTGGAAGGGGCGTCAACGGTCTACCTGAAACCGGGAGAATCCGTAACGGCCACCGGGCGCGAGATGTTAAAGACGCTGAAAAAGACGCAAGAGGCCGAGCCCCTGACCTTTGACAAAACCCCGCTCAACATCGTTTTCCAGCGCATCGCGCACAAACACCATATACAGATCACTTACGATCCGAACGATATACGGGAACTCCGGTTTACCGGCAGCTTCCAGGAAACAGACCAACTGACGATGATGCTGTCCGTGATCTGTAATATGAACGGTCTTACCTACCGGCAGGAAGAAGGCAGGATCGTGATCCAAACCACAAGATAG